The following are encoded in a window of Urocitellus parryii isolate mUroPar1 chromosome 7, mUroPar1.hap1, whole genome shotgun sequence genomic DNA:
- the LOC144255984 gene encoding olfactory receptor 1A1-like has translation MGEGNQSSTMEFILLGVTGQQEQEDFFFILFLFVYPITVVGNLLIILAILSDSHLHNPMYFLLANLSLVDIFFSSVTIPKMLANHLLDSKAISFGGCLTQMYFMIALGNTDSYLLAAMAYDRAMAISRPLHYTTIMSPRSCVLLVVASWVIGNANALPHTLLTAALSFCGSKEVANFYCDISPLLKLSCSDIHLNVKMMYLGVAVFSVPLLCIVVSYVRVFSTVLRVPSTKGVHKAFSTCGSHLTVVSLYYGTVMGMYFRPLTSYSLKDAVITVMYMAVTLMLNPFIYSLRNQDMKAALKKLFHRRSSS, from the coding sequence ATGGGGGAAGGAAACCAGTCTTCTACCATGGAGTTCATCCTCTTGGGAGTCACGGgtcagcaggagcaggaggattttttctttatcctcttCCTGTTCGTTTACCCCATCACAGTCGTGGGAAACTTACTCATCATCCTCGCCATTCTCTCTGACAGTCACCTCCACAACCCCATGTATTTCCTCCTGGCCAACCTCTCCCTTGTCGACATCTTCTTCTCCTCTGTAACCATCCCTAAGATGCTGGCCAATCATCTCCTGGACAGCAAAGCCATCTCCTTTGGGGGATGCCTGACACAGATGTATTTCATGATAGCCTTGGGTAACACAGACAGCTACTTACTGGCAGCAATGGCATATGACCGAGCCATGGCCATCAGCCGCCCTCTTCATTATACAACCATCATGAGTCCAAGGTCCTGTGTCCTGCTGGTGGTTGCATCCTGGGTGATTGGAAATGCCAATGCCCTTCCTCACACTCTGCTCACAGCTGCTCTGTCCTTCTGTGGCAGCAAGGAAGTGGCCAACTTTTACTGTGACATTTCTCCCTTGCTCAAGCTGTCCTGTTCTGACATACACTTGAATGTGAAAATGATGTACCTAGGGGTTGCTGTTTTCTCTGTGCCATTACTGTGCATTGTTGTCTCCTATGTTCGTGTCTTTTCCACGGTCCTCCGTGTTCCTTCCACGAAGGGTGTacacaaagccttctccacctgtggttCTCACCTCACAGTTGTTTCCTTGTACTATGGGACAGTCATGGGCATGTATTTCCGACCTTTGACCAGTTACAGCCTAAAGGATGCTGTGATAACTGTGATGTATATGGCAGTGACCCTGATGTTAAATCctttcatctacagtctgagAAACCAAGACATGAAGGCTGCTCTGAAGAAACTCTTTCACAGAAGAAGCTCTTCATAA